DNA sequence from the Centropristis striata isolate RG_2023a ecotype Rhode Island chromosome 17, C.striata_1.0, whole genome shotgun sequence genome:
GGGACAGCACCTGATGCTGAACAAATAGAAATTGTGTTGTGTCAGTGAAAGAAAACCATTTAAACTTTGGTTTACAGTTAATAAAGCTGATTAAAcaagtttcatatttttttgcaattgcAAAGCTAATAACTCAGCGTATCTTACAGGAAATGTGCTTCTCTTATTCTACAGCCTGGACTGTAAATCTGCAAATTGGCAAGGGTCCCTGTTGGTTAGGAATAATGACTTTCAGGAGAGCTTACATGAACCCATGAAGATGTGTGATATCAACAGCTCTGAAAATAGATGCAGATGCCATCAGCATTGTAGTGTACGGCTGTACGCCAGGTTAGAGTCATGACAGCATGACGTCAGCCGCAAGCGTAACGTGTGACGTGTGTTCTGAGTGTCACCTGAAGTtgctaataataaaacacagagtTAGCACACAGTCGTTGTCAGCGCCTCCTTAAACATAACATTGGCGACAAGGATGGAGCTTCCACTTTCACCTTTGCCTCTGTTCCTCGCTCTGCCCAGTGAGCCACCGGTCCCGTGGTCCCACTGGTATGAGTCGTTCGAGACGTTTGTGGCAGCCATGGGTCTCGCCGACGCTCCCGAAGCTAGGCTAAGAGCAATGCTAATCCACAGCCTGGGCAACGAGGGACAGCGCATCTTCCGGACTCTCGGACCCTCGCCGGAATACACGGACTGTGTCACCCTGCATGAGCGACATTTCGCCGCGCCACAGAGCGTCGTGGTCCGGCGGATTATCTTCCGTCAACGCCGACAGCGGCCGGGTGAGTCGGTTCATCAGTACGTCACCGACCTCTGGTATTTGGCCAGCCTCTGTCAGTTCAGCTTCTTAGAAGAGGAAATGATTCGGGATCAGCTAGCAGAGCACACAGTTGACCCTAAGCTACGTGAGAAACTGTTTACGCCGCCGGACAACCTGTCACTGTCAAAGGCGGTGGAAATAGCCTTCCAGCTTGAGTCGGCTGCTCAGTTAGCATCGCGGCTAGCGGCGCCAAGCCCGACGCCCCCACTCACCGCGGCCTTGGCACAGACAGTGGCCCCGTCTGCTCAACCCTCCTCCGACCTTGAGGTAAACGTTGCGGGACGCCGGGGGGCTACAGGAGGCCGGTCGTGTGGAAATTGTGGCTCTTCCTCTCACTTCTCACGCGCACCAGTGTGTCCAGCCATGGGGCAGAGGTGCCAGCGCTGCGGTAAGCTAAACCACTTTGCCAAAGTATGCCGCTCCGCACCTGCCTCCGCAAACCCCCAACCCCGCTCACCCCGCCCGCCAAGCCCGACCACCATCCATTCTGTGGTCTCTAATGCCAAGCCATTCACCTGGTGTACGGTGGAGCTAGATGGAGTATGCCTGCCACTGTTGCTGGACACTGCTGCCTCCAGATCTCTGCTCAACGAGTCCACAGTCCGGCGGCTCTTCTCCCAACAGGCGATCAGAGCGGACGCAGAGGAGCTCTATGGCTATGGACACACTAGAATCGGCATGGTAGGCACCACCACTTTCTCTGTCCGCTACGGCTCCAGGGCTCTCCCAGCATTCACCTTTCAGGTGTCCTGCCATGGTGCCAACCTTCTGGGGTTCTATTTGTTCTGCGCCCTGGGCTTTTCTATCACAGACAACATGGAGGCCACCATACTGACTGTGTCCACAGCCTGGCAGCACCGCTGGCCGTCACTTTTCACCGGGCTGGGCTGCCTTACCGCCTTCAACCACCAGCCGCTCATCGACCCGGCTGTGCCCCCAGTCATCCAACCTTTACACCGGCTGCCCCTCGCCCTACGAGATGACGTCACAGCCGAGCTGCAAAAACTGCTGGACGCCGGCATCATTGAGCGAGTTGATGCCTCGCCCTGGGTCTCTAACCTGGTGGTGGCGAAGAAGAAGTCAGGTGGTCTGCGCCCCTGCGTGGATCTCAGGCAGGTAAATAGAGCAGTGGTCCCAGATAGATACCCACTACCTACGGTGGAGGAGCTGTCCGCTAAGTTTTATGGCTCAACAGTCTTCTCCAAGCTCGACCTCCGCCAAGGCTATCTACAGGTCCCTTTACATCCTGGCAGCCGCAACCTCACTGCTTTTGTGACCCACATGGGGGTCTTTCGGTATACCCGCATGCCCTTCGGCCTGAGCTCCGCCCGTAGCTGCTTCCAGAAAATCATGGCCACCATCTTTGCAGCCATCCCAGGTGTGGTTGTATATCTCGACGACATTGTGGTTCACGGGGCGACCTCCGCTTCACACGCGAGCGCCTTTCCAGGGTGTTCAACGCCCTCAGCAGCCACAACCTCACATTGAACGGGGAGAAGTGCATCTTTGCAGCGTCTGCCATCGAATTTGTGGGGTTTCGCCTGACGAGCCACAGCCTGAGCCCGCTCCACTCAAATGTTGATGCTGTCCTGTGCCTGCCTGCCCAGCTATCCTCATTCCTGGGGATGACAGCCTATTACCTTTGCTTTCTTCCCCACTACTCTGAGACCACTGCACCGATGCGCGCCCTTCTCAAGCAGGACGTGCCCTGGGCTTGGACCCCTGCATGCTGTGCCGCTGTCCACCGCCTCAAGTCCCAGCTCCCCTCTCCGCCGGTGCTGGCCCACTTTGACCTGCGGAGTCCTACGTTCGTGACCTGTGACACATCCAACACAGCCGTCGGCGCCGTCTTGCCCAACTCCAGCAGGGGGTCGAGCGGCCGGTGGCGTTTGCTTCGAGATCTCTCACTCCGGCTGAGTGCAAGTACTCAATGGGGGAAAGGGAAGCGCTGGCCTGCGTCTGGGCCTGTGAACATGTGCACGGCCTGGCACATGTACCCGTACGGGCGGCACTTCACCCTGCGGACGGACCACCAGGCCCTCACCACCCTGCTGGCCACAACTGGACCTGGCCACAGGCCACTGAGCCTTTATCGGTGGTCTGAGAGGCTGCAGGCGTACGACTTCACCACACAGTTTACGTCTGGCAGAGAGAACGTCGTAGCCTCCTTTCCAGAGCCACGCCCGGTGCGGTGCCTGACACCGTCCAGGACCCCTCAGAGCCAGAACTGATTCTCATGCTGCACACGCCCCTCCAGGCAGCCGTTTCTCTGCAGGAGCTCCAGGCTGCTTCCGAACAGGACCCTGTGTTCGCCCAGCTCCGCACCTTTATTCAAGAGGTCCAAGAGTCTCGGAAGAACTGGCACCCTTCCACCACGTCAAGGGTGAGCTCTCTTGCTGGAATGATGTCTGCGTCACACGGGGATTGTGTACAGTGGTTCCCAGCGCCTCCCGCTTCCATCGGCACTGCAGAATCTTCCCGGTTTTGTCAGCCAGGTTGATTTGTTAAGAGAATGTTCTGCTGTACTGGTTcgagttatttaaaaaaggggggTAAATGTAGTGTACGGCTGTACGCCAGGTTAGAGTCATGACGGCATGACGTCAGCCGCAAGCGTAACGTGTAACTTGTGTTCTGAGTGTCACCTGAAGTTGCTAATAATAAAGCACGGAGTTAGCACACAGTCGTTGTCAGCGCCTCCTTAAACATAACAAGCATCCCTAAATGCCTCAGCCTCTCTTGAAGCCTGTCCAATATTGTACTGTACTCTACCTAGCATAATTTCTGGATGCTAGGTAGTGTTGAAACAGGGCCAGTACAGATGGCGCTACAACCAGGTCCTGTGCAAGTTAGCTGAAATCCTGGAGGCACACAGGCTGGAGGAAAACAGGGCCAGCTTGGCAACATCTCAGTTGCTAACCCTGGTTGTTAGGCAAGAGGATAGAGCTTAAAGCAGCAACATGAAGGAATGGTCTCTCATGCCCTTGAGGCGAGTGCAATATGACAGCCAATCTCAACCTCCAGTTTAAGCTCCTACAGGAGATCACCATATCCTCCCTGGGGCCTGAAAGTGTGTTCAAGTCTACCCATACTGGCGGACTTTTCCATGGGAAGAGGGGTTGGAGGCTGGCTTTGAGAAAAAGAAGGACAAGTATACAGGGCTGGCAGCTGTGTGCTAATGAACTCACCCAGCTTATGAGCACACAGCTGCCACAGATGGTGTTCATCTATCCAGTATAACCTTAACCCACCACAGAGGCTATACTGGAACATCAACCCAGCAGCTCCAAAAGTCTCTCATGATCAAAGGCACCAACATGAAGAAGACTGTCAAAGACCTGGCAGAGGAGGAAGAATAGGGGAGCTTCTAGCTCAACAGAAAAGTTAAAGCGCAAGGAAAGCATTGATCCTAACACCAGCTGCAGGGGGTGGAAGGGAAAGTCTCCCTGCAGTTGCTCCACCACCTCAACATGTTCAGGGATTATTAAAGCAGCGGAATATCTTTGAAGGGTGGCTTCTGGCTGATGACCAGCAACTGGCACAATGGCACAGTCGGAGGTGCGTCAGCTAGAAATTCCCAGCATATAGATCTACCTGTGCTCATAACTAGTTATATAATAAATTGGTGAATTTGATCAGTTTAGCATGTGTGACtattattcagttatttaaGTCCTCAGTTGgctgttttattgtgatatgAAGCTTGTTTATGAACTAGGCTGTTCAAAACCAAAGGGATCAGATGTCTGATCCTTTTGCTAATtatgaagtaaataaataagtaaaaataaaatattgctaACCATGATTAACACTGCGCTGCACCAatctcagtgtgtgtttacttACCAACAACGAGTCTAACAGAAGACTGTTTATGCTGTAGTGGGATGTCACATTCATATGTTGCCTGATCGGTGAGTTGTACGTTGGAGAGTTTCAGTGAAAGGTTTCCTCTCTTCAGTTCATCAGTGAACACTGAAGTTCTTCTGCTGTAGGAAGgatgttttaaatattcaagGTCCTGTCCAGCACGGCACACATGAATAAATCCTGGGTGGAGGTCAGACCTCTTCCACTCTATCGTCTCTCTAGTGAGATCCATCGCAGGTTTCAGGTAACATGGCAAGATGATGTCATCTCCAACAGCTGCCACGACTGACTGAGTTGGACCAATTACCTGAGAGtcacctgtaaaaaaaataaataataataattgtggatatttaaaaaaaaaatatatatatatacatatattttctctGTAGAAACGTCTTTCAATGTAATCCGGACAAATACGCATACGGAGGTCAATTTCGCTCTAAAACATTAGGGGGCAACAGATGGTAGACTTTAACCTGGCATCGACAGAAAATGATGCGTAGTATTtgactgaaatgttttatttcaaagtGGTGCGGAtgagaataattaatcaatgatcgatttatggtcgttaagaatttggtcgaccacgtggaatttttaatcgacctgtgtattttctttaattttaattttgtctatgactgcatatcagtgctcactgaactgaaacatggccgagcgttcagttctgtggccatatgtgaataaaacaatgagctgagaattatgttggataaagctacagcaaactgaaagttgcaataacaattatgaaacacacataacttaaaaggtattaatttgagcaaaactagctcaCTGTATCAAATCTTGTTAGCATGAATTATTGAgttgaattaattattttgtccatatatgcatgtttttatacatactccagtatatGGGCAGCTTGGTGTATGACTTACCTCTACAGCGTGTTAGGAGCAGATGGAAAACTAAAACACCGATGGCTCTGAGTGGAGACTGAAgggacagtttgtttttctggtAAAACATCCTGCAGCCCTGAAAGTGAATCAGTTATACAGTGTAAAGAACAGATTTAAATgattatcattatcaataagTTATTTAGCCAATCTTTAGCAGGATTATGTGAATGCGTTTctatgtaaaatgtaatttgtttttgtatatttagtttgtgTTAAGCCTCTATGATTCCTTTTGTCACTCTCTCTATTGTAGTCTATGTTGTCTTTGTGTTGTGTATGAAACCCCCTAAATTTCAGTATTAATGACTGTAATTTCAATTGAGATTAAATCAGACTTTTTTCATTGCTGCATCTGATATAATATACATAACCTGTTTGATTTACTATTACCCTACAACTGAAATACATTTGACATATGGTTACGTTTATACAATCTTTAAAATGTTCATTACTCTTTTATAAAGTATATTTGTGGTTGAAACCTGTAgaatagacaaaaataaattcaaaaagaCAACGTACCTGTTTCATGAAAACCATGATTCGTCCTGTTCCAATAACGAAGTTCAGTAAGATCAGATAAACTATCTCTGTAAACATCTGGACTTTGAGCCTGTCGCTTGGTAACTGATCTCGGTATAAAATATTACAGCTGCAATTAAACTATCAACAGCATTAACAGTAATAAGAGACTTCATGAGATAGTTGTCAGTTATGTTGTATGACTGCAGCGGGCAGAACAtgacttgtttttcatgttcacacTGATTTAAACCAAAGAGCATCTGTAAATCTCTGATTTAACACTTAAAGGAGCATATCTCTGCAGTCACTGGATGTTCCCACAAAACATTCACTGCATgtgtaaatttaatttatttaatgtgtttccCCTAAAGTATGTGATTGTGGCAACAATCATTATCAAGCCAGGATGTGTTTACTTATTACCATTCAAGCAATATGATAAACTTTACCTAAACCTACCCACTTGTTCCACCTAAGAGTGTGAGCCTGTAGACATCTAGTCCCAGGCTTCATACAACTAAAGCCACATGAACAAGTAACAATAGGATCAAGAGATTATAAATTGAAATAGTTTACATGCTGTTGCAACAATTCGGTTTCTGGCTCTGCTCTTTGTGCATCAACTCAACCAATGTCAGCATTAGTTTGGAAATATAAACGGTTCTGCGcttttataaaacatttgtgTACTTAAATTTTATAAGTGACACTGACTTTTTAACTTGAAGAAACATGTAGAACATGCAAGAATAGATTCAAAAGACAATGCACCTGTTTCATTATGTGTCTGTTCATTCAGTTTCTTCAGATTGCACAAAGTCTGTAAATCATTGACAGGCTGCTGACATTAACTCACTGTGGGCCAGCcaactgcattttctttttcttgttaaatatttttttaaatcttgttcCAACTTGGGAAAAGAAGTGCATTGAGAGAAGTGAAAGTATATACTggcaaaatatacagaaattcacaaaaaaacctaTACTGACTGGGGCAGTAAGAGTTTTTCAGCTGGGGCGGTCTGAATCTCTCTGAATATTTGCTGTGATCAGCGTAAATCTGCATTCCTTTCTGAATTCTGAGAATTCATCTCTGTGAGGGCAAGTGAGCAATTAAGTGGCCATCTAGGGTTGGTAACAACTCCCAGGTGTGAGCAATTTTGCACTTCAATTGGAAATTCCAACCATTCGCAGCTCTGGCAGAGGGCGGTCTACGCTTGTCACAATCAGTCTGAATGCAAGAACAGCCGCGTTCAATTCCAATCACAGTATAATAACAGGGGCGTTTTCTAAATCGTCAGCAGCAGCCGTCCTTGGGGATGAGGCTAAGACAAGCAAGTTTACCTGTGCAAGTTAACCGAGCAAAGGGACCCAGTCCTATTCCCTCCAAGTCTCACAATATGTGCCACTCCATTCCTGTTGTTGTCTCCGGTCCACGCAGAAAACTGGCCAAAAGGTGCAGAAACCTATCTAACCTTCGGCCTCTCAAACAGTCCTCACACACTGTCACTTCCTTTTCCATGGGCCTGTGGAACTGCCAATCCGCAGTAAACAAAATCGATTTTACTACAGCTTACACAAACCGCCTTTCTCTTCAGCTCCTTGCTCTCACTGAGACCTGGATCAAACCTGAGAACACAGCCACCCCTGCTGCTCTCTCCACCAACTACACCCTCTCCCACACCCCCCGTCCTTCTGGGCGAGGAGGTGGGACTGGCCTGCTAATCTCCAATAAATGGAAATTCACTCCTCTGCTACATTCCATCAGATATGACACTTTCGAATACCATGCCATAACAGTAACTGCTCCTGTTAAAGCCTACGTTGTGGTCATTTACTGTCCACCAGGCCAGCTGGGTGGCTTCACTGATGAGCTAGATACCCTGCTCTCTTCCATACCTGATCATGACTGTCCGTTGCTTGTCCTGGGCGACATGAACATCCACTTCGACAGTCCAGACTCTAATAACTTCATTacgttaattcattcattcgaCCTCCAGCTGGTCCAAAGTCCTCCTATTCACAAAGCTGGCAAGAACCTTGACTTAATTCTCATCCATAACTGTGCCACAGATGCACTGGTGGTAATGCCTCTCCAccactcaacatgccactcaactcttgacacaagctgttgtcatctcaaaacttgactactgtaaacCTCCTGACaggctgccagcctgcacagtaaaaccgcttcagatgatccagaacgcggcggcgcgtctggtctacaaccagccaaaaaggtcacatgtcccaccgctgctcattgagctccactggctacctgctgcagcatcaaattcaaatatctaatgctgcctacaaagttgtctccggtactgctcctacctacctgaacgccctgagcCGGCGTGATGGTTGGGCTGATGGACTGGAGAAGGTTTGTTGGTATAGGGTCCAACGAGCATGTAGTAGGACGGCTACATGTCAACAGTTTGGATACCTCACTCTCAGAGaggagtgtaaagccagaaaatgaggTGCTAGCAACTGATTCAGTGCCGCCCAGCTGAGATACAGAGAGACATGTAGTAGGACTTCTACATGTCACAGTATTAGGAGTCGGGTGGGGGTCAGAGAATTGGCTGCTAATTGCTGCAACTTTGCTTGTAAAGAAGGATGCAAATGTGTTTGCGGTGAGGcaggtaggaggaggaggaggcggagggttGAGTAGTGATTTGAAGGTGGAAAAGAGTTTCCGGGTGTCAGTGACACTGTTGACTTTGTCGTTGTAAAAAGCAGTCTTTGCATCGGTGATGCTGCCTGAGAAGGAGGACAATAGTGTCTGGTAGTTTATGAGATCGTCAGCAAGTTTGGATTTGAGCCATTTtctttcagcagctctgaggTTGGTGCGCTGTGATCGGAGGGTATCAGTCAACCATGAGTGGGATTGGTTGGGTCGCGCAGGCCTTGTAGATAAAGGACATAGCCTGTTCAGACATGAGTTCAGAGTAGAGCAGAGTGAGTCAGTCAGCATCATTGAGCcttcagagaggaggaggtgctgagTGGAGATAGGGCAGAGGAGACGATAGAGGAGAAGTGGGCATACTTCCATgcgtttcttttacatttttattttctggctgtaccatgactgattgattgattgacagccgaTGGGTCCAAGGAGGAGGGCTCTCGGCCCTCCCTCTACCTGGTTTTTATTGACCATTGGCCAATGAGACTGCCGGGGCGTGACATGACTGTctgattgacagcagaagggGCCAAGGAGGAGGGGGCTTTGGCCTTCTGCCCTCCTTCCACCTGTTTTCTTGGCCATTCGGCAATCAgtcaaccaaaaaataaattaaatttaaaaaatatatgtttttgttttgttttttcaagtcgTTCGGCCCAAAAGTCTTGCCGGCCCACCTGGCATTTGCCCGGTATGCcagatggccagtccagccctgaaTGACGTAGAATAATATGGTTTGTTGTGGTAAGAGTTGCttggttttttaaattttataatatttaagaatatttaaaaaaaaaccttcttcagTCCATTAGCCCAAGTGCAGCATAAAGTgtgcttacttttttttttagtactttttagTAGACATTTCTTAGTGCAAGCTATTTTTGAGAACAGTCATAACAAAGTGGTGGAGACATGTCCCCACTGCACCACACTGCTGTCAGAGAGTCTGACCTCAGCTTTTGTCAACCTCAGAAATAAACTGAACAGGAAGAGGAAGTTGTCAACGACATGAAACTTCAGCTCCTTTTCTGTCTGATGATCAGTCAGCAGCAAGACAGCATGGAGGTCACAGCTCTCTGCTTCAGACTGTGTGAGTACTGAGTctaatgtttctttctttaaagGTTTACATATTCCTCTATATGTActctgtgtgtataaagtaaatgAGTCAATGGGTGATATAAAGTCTGTTTCCTTTATCTACCCAGTGATGCTTGTTTTCATTCTGCTTGGTCAACAAGTTCAGAACATCTGTAAGTAGCACTGAATGTatacaattatttttcattcattttttgcattgtaTATTGTTTCTCTTCAAATCATAATCAATCCAAAGACAAACATTGTATTGAAAGCATCTACAAGTAGTTTTCGCAATTAAAAAGTTTCAATTGAACACAGATGCCTCGACATCACTTACGtaagcaaacaagaccatcagtGAGAGTACTGGtgatttctatatattttatatattcttcaTGCCTGTGACTGAACCACAACGTCTGATTCAGTCGAAATCAAACAAAATCATAGGAGTTTACCAGCAAATCCTTCAGCTCAGACGCCAGCGGAGCCTTGAGCCACCCGACAAGGACAGACTGTAGGAAGAATCCAGTCCCTAACCCTCAGCTTGATTTTTACATGAATGCTCACATTGAGAGAGAATATGAGAGAAAACTACCACATCTAAACAGTATCAACATCACAAATTACAGAAACATGGGTTTGTTTTCATAACACAGATATTTGCAGAgatgtatattttgtttttttctgttccaGATGCAGATTTCCGTATTGTTCCAGACAAACTGCAGGTCTTTAAATATGAGTCCGTCTCTTTTCACTGTGAGGGTCTTGATGGCTCTGCTCAGTTGAGAGGAATCAGAAATATTGAAGAGTTTATTTCAGAATGCGAACAGAGAACACCGGTACTATCCTGCAGGATCCCAAGAGCCTATCATGGAGACGCTGGAGAGTACTGGTGTGAGactgaaggaggagagaggagcagcagcgtCAACATCGCTGTCACTGGTACGTTAAACATTCTATAAAAAGCCTTTGCTTCTTTTATGATGACATTAAACTGATATCAATTGTACCATCTACCTTccaaatttcagaaaaatatattgaaatatttatttttcagcagGTTCTGTGATCCTGGAGAGTCCTGTCCTGTCtgtgaaagaaggaaacaaagtgactctgagctgcaggaACAAAACCATATCTACCAACTTTACAGCTGATTTCTACAAAGATGGCCTcctcatcagcagcagctctacaGGAAACACAACCATCCACAGTGTGTCCAAGTCTGATGAAGGACTCTACAAGTGCAGCATCTCTGATGGTGGAGAGTCACCAGAGAGCTGGCTGATTATTCAAGGTATTCAATACAACCTGTTACATCCTAATGATACTGTCATGGTGTTGTTGCAGCTCTGGCTGTTTTTATACAGTAAGATGTTGTTAGTTATCCCTAAGAAAAGTAGAGACATGAATTTCGTAGCAAACCCCCAAATTCAGTTAATTACCCCAGTAAACCAGAGTTAAGTCCTGTTACAAACTTTTTTACTCATGTTTCATGTCACTGCTGTAACAATATTCAGTAGTTCTCTAtgtaagtagttattttaaggtgaaccctgttgtttttcctgacctttgacctttggttttgttgcctaacctTAAGTTGTTCCGTATGACAGTGTTTCAGAGCGTGAAACAGTCACAAGTGTTCGTGACATGtttaaaaaactgatttttttggaTATCACATCAACCTCATTACTAAATATTTCATACAAAATCGTATGAAAATGTTCATGAGAAGAGACTGCTGAGCAGATATGTTGTCTTGTCTTTGCAGCTCTTCACAGAGAGACTCGTCCCTCCTCGGATCACTACATTTATCTTCTCCTCCTTTTGAGGACGGTGTTCACCATAGTGATggtggctctgctgctgctgctggtgggacTGCTTCACTGTGGGAAACTCACAGTTAAACAAAAATAGTTGCATGTGTATTCTTTCATTGGCTGTGAGACTCTCAGACAGTAAGGTTAAAAACCACAGAGGTACTAACTGATGcattaagttatttttaaaaggcGAGCTGACTGTTCTCAGtaaatgttgttgtgtgttttgttttagacTCTGCAGATGCTGGTGATAATTTGAGCTTCTCAGACACAAACCACATGAGAAAGTATTTATAAAGAATGTATGTAGACGAGCTGCTAACGTGACTGCAAGCCAGTGGTTCACAACCTGAGAGTTGAAACGCCCAcagtgagatgatgatgatgagaaacagaaccagaaaaagaaaacagctgtttgttttttttgtgaagtgCTTCATCAT
Encoded proteins:
- the LOC131989325 gene encoding low affinity immunoglobulin gamma Fc region receptor III-like; the protein is MLHTPLQAAVSLQELQAASEQDPVFAQLRTFIQEVQESRKNWHPSTTSRLLALTETWIKPENTATPAALSTNYTLSHTPRPSGRGGQLGGFTDELDTLLSSIPDHDCPLLVLGDMNIHFDSPDSNNFITLIHSFDLQLVQSPPIHKAVMLVFILLGQQVQNIYADFRIVPDKLQVFKYESVSFHCEGLDGSAQLRGIRNIEEFISECEQRTPVLSCRIPRAYHGDAGEYWCETEGGERSSSVNIAVTAGSVILESPVLSVKEGNKVTLSCRNKTISTNFTADFYKDGLLISSSSTGNTTIHSVSKSDEGLYKCSISDGGESPESWLIIQALHRETRPSSDHYIYLLLLLRTVFTIVMVALLLLLTLQMLVII